A genomic segment from Leptotrichia sp. OH3620_COT-345 encodes:
- the rph gene encoding ribonuclease PH — MRVNRKNDEMREIKVTKNYIIHPEGSVLIEFGNTKVICNATVEEKVPPFLRGTGTGWITAEYSMLPRATSNRVQRESGKGKLMGRTMEIQRLIGRALRAAVNLEKLGERTVIIDCDVIQADGGTRTASITGGYLALELAVEKLIDEGKLTEIPINSKVAAVSVGKVKNEILLDLEYEEDFRADVDMNIVMNDKGEFIELQGTGEEATFTQDELLKFIEISRKGFEKLFKL, encoded by the coding sequence GTGAGAGTAAATAGAAAAAATGATGAAATGAGAGAAATAAAAGTTACAAAAAATTATATTATACACCCTGAGGGCTCTGTGCTTATAGAGTTTGGCAATACTAAAGTTATCTGTAATGCCACCGTTGAGGAAAAAGTGCCGCCTTTTTTAAGAGGAACAGGAACGGGATGGATTACTGCAGAATACAGTATGCTTCCGAGGGCTACCAGTAATCGTGTGCAGCGTGAATCGGGAAAAGGGAAATTAATGGGCAGAACTATGGAAATACAGCGTTTAATCGGGAGGGCTTTAAGGGCTGCAGTCAATCTTGAAAAGTTAGGAGAAAGAACAGTTATTATTGATTGTGATGTGATACAGGCTGACGGAGGGACAAGGACAGCCTCTATTACGGGAGGATATCTGGCTTTGGAACTTGCCGTTGAAAAGCTCATTGATGAAGGAAAGTTGACTGAAATACCTATTAATTCAAAAGTTGCTGCGGTAAGTGTCGGAAAAGTCAAAAATGAAATTCTTCTGGATTTGGAATATGAAGAGGATTTTCGGGCAGATGTGGATATGAACATTGTAATGAACGATAAAGGTGAATTTATAGAATTACAGGGAACAGGAGAAGAAGCCACATTT